From a region of the Sodalis glossinidius str. 'morsitans' genome:
- a CDS encoding ribbon-helix-helix domain-containing protein, giving the protein MAIHKKTKVAETKEAAVAAFVTGAPDGQSVAVETVAPYEKGLPKGNKRQISITIAPELLRKVDERADAMGTGRSAFISMALYKALKE; this is encoded by the coding sequence ATGGCGATACATAAAAAAACAAAGGTTGCGGAGACGAAAGAAGCTGCTGTTGCTGCGTTTGTCACTGGTGCGCCAGATGGACAGTCTGTCGCCGTGGAGACGGTTGCGCCTTATGAAAAAGGATTACCCAAGGGGAACAAGCGCCAGATAAGTATTACTATTGCCCCTGAGTTATTGCGTAAGGTGGATGAGCGGGCCGATGCGATGGGAACAGGGCGTTCTGCTTTCATCAGTATGGCACTCTATAAAGCATTAAAAGAATGA
- the repA gene encoding plasmid replication initiator RepA encodes MDKPNLSVSFQVTPQAFSSRCYVKNPHPCYRPPKEDVKPPRIIDAMRKAARENAPSQHPLWRIAPRYHAMTHELLGNERAMNLHRARAVDAILECLAAHVNIVTGKVYMSLAQISDACGLTTYNAAGKPCYSRASRAINEHLEAIGAVLCERIWDDTTASYIPNIIWVTELFFVLIGYEYGKYLSAQQQQLSWENQKLRDAGEGPITLTEARRRAKTEHIRRAFDYRTKKLARSKQRRQARKLEAMDEQQARKHILNDLVKLYSKEELGEMGHVELSRMVTQRYHAMCKLATAPPGTG; translated from the coding sequence GTGGATAAGCCAAACCTCTCCGTTTCTTTTCAGGTGACACCGCAGGCGTTTTCGTCACGCTGCTATGTAAAAAACCCCCATCCGTGCTATCGGCCGCCCAAAGAGGACGTGAAGCCGCCGCGTATCATTGATGCGATGCGCAAGGCGGCGCGGGAAAATGCCCCTTCACAGCATCCGCTCTGGCGTATTGCGCCCCGTTATCATGCAATGACCCATGAACTGCTGGGCAATGAACGGGCGATGAATCTGCACCGTGCCCGTGCTGTTGACGCCATCCTGGAGTGTCTGGCGGCGCATGTGAATATCGTGACCGGCAAGGTGTATATGTCGCTGGCGCAGATTTCCGATGCGTGCGGTCTGACGACCTACAATGCGGCAGGTAAACCCTGCTACAGCCGGGCCAGCCGTGCTATCAATGAACATCTTGAGGCTATCGGCGCGGTGCTCTGCGAGCGGATATGGGACGATACCACTGCCTCCTATATTCCCAATATCATCTGGGTCACCGAGTTGTTCTTTGTGCTGATTGGCTATGAGTACGGTAAATATCTGTCTGCCCAGCAGCAGCAGCTTTCCTGGGAGAACCAGAAGCTACGGGACGCGGGGGAAGGGCCGATTACGCTGACCGAGGCCCGGCGACGGGCCAAAACGGAGCATATCCGGCGCGCCTTTGACTATCGCACCAAAAAGCTGGCGCGGAGCAAGCAGCGCCGCCAGGCCCGCAAGCTGGAAGCGATGGATGAGCAACAGGCCCGCAAACATATCCTCAACGACCTGGTCAAGCTCTACAGCAAGGAAGAGCTTGGGGAAATGGGGCATGTTGAACTGAGTCGAATGGTCACGCAGCGTTACCATGCCATGTGCAAACTGGCGACCGCGCCGCCCGGCACCGGCTAA
- a CDS encoding DUF917 domain-containing protein — MKLLNEDDIDFISVGASFLSSGGGGDPYIGKKLVIQEIEKNGPIKLASIDEFSQNDLVVAIGGIGSPAIIIEKIPNGEEAEDAFLLMEHYLNKKISAIYPIEIGGINSLLPLAAASRVGLPVVDVDTMGRAFPEYHMTTLSIGGISASPFIVIDSMKNSCIIHTKNNLMAEKIARDSCNEMGGAAFLSAYPVTCQMLKKSAILGTLTLSWEIGKKIEMITNVNGSVVDAVLCMLNGFLLCTAKIINVDRAILGGFISGIVYLEGIGEYKNKHFKVHFKNEYLLIEEDNNVLCSTPDSIILLDEDRGIPILSERLKYGMHVNAIAIPSNEKWRTKSGIDIVGPKCFGYDIDYQPVENLRREK, encoded by the coding sequence ATGAAATTATTAAATGAGGATGATATTGACTTTATATCCGTTGGTGCATCTTTTCTTTCTAGTGGTGGAGGTGGAGATCCGTACATCGGTAAAAAACTAGTTATACAAGAAATAGAAAAAAATGGACCAATAAAGTTGGCAAGCATTGATGAGTTTTCACAAAATGACTTGGTTGTTGCTATAGGTGGCATTGGTTCTCCTGCAATAATAATAGAGAAAATACCAAATGGTGAAGAGGCAGAAGATGCCTTTTTATTAATGGAACACTATTTAAATAAAAAAATTTCTGCAATATACCCTATTGAGATAGGCGGGATAAATTCTTTGCTTCCCTTGGCCGCCGCGTCCAGAGTTGGGTTACCTGTAGTTGATGTTGACACCATGGGGAGAGCTTTTCCTGAATATCACATGACGACGCTCTCTATTGGTGGTATATCTGCTTCTCCTTTCATTGTAATAGATAGCATGAAAAACTCATGCATTATTCATACTAAAAATAATTTGATGGCAGAAAAAATTGCACGTGATTCATGTAATGAAATGGGAGGAGCTGCTTTTTTATCTGCCTATCCAGTAACGTGTCAAATGTTAAAAAAATCAGCAATACTCGGCACATTAACACTTTCCTGGGAAATAGGTAAAAAAATAGAGATGATAACTAATGTGAACGGTAGTGTAGTTGACGCTGTTCTCTGTATGTTAAATGGTTTTTTGTTATGTACTGCGAAAATAATAAACGTGGATAGAGCCATTTTGGGAGGATTTATAAGCGGAATCGTTTATCTTGAAGGAATAGGAGAATATAAAAATAAGCATTTCAAAGTCCATTTTAAAAATGAATATCTTTTAATTGAAGAAGATAATAATGTTTTATGCTCAACCCCAGATAGTATTATTTTGTTAGATGAAGATAGAGGAATCCCTATTCTGTCAGAAAGGTTAAAGTATGGTATGCATGTTAATGCTATTGCTATTCCATCAAATGAAAAATGGAGAACAAAATCGGGAATAGACATTGTTGGGCCTAAATGCTTTGGTTACGATATTGATTACCAACCAGTTGAAAACTTAAGGAGGGAGAAATGA
- a CDS encoding helix-turn-helix transcriptional regulator codes for MEGKIKKETIGPLISFMEKSKTPWGIKDRESRFIYMNSAALHFGNLPKNFNPEGLFDSDFPAEWSELSTQFIEHDRLAEKTGDHIEIIQTHYFYGSKTLEPYLCEKFPIYNEIGECIGTANFSKKLKTASRLDLINNVSPSVIFTTPPNNMFTQKELEIIFFSINRLTAKEIAKRFNISHRTIENRLQVIYNKAGVNSVNGLTEFCISCGLNQYVPPNLLHKEIKII; via the coding sequence ATGGAAGGAAAAATAAAAAAAGAGACTATCGGACCACTTATATCATTCATGGAAAAAAGCAAGACCCCATGGGGAATTAAGGATCGCGAATCTCGATTTATATATATGAATAGTGCTGCCTTGCATTTTGGAAATCTGCCAAAAAATTTTAACCCTGAAGGTCTTTTCGACTCAGACTTCCCTGCTGAATGGTCTGAACTTTCAACTCAATTTATCGAGCATGATAGGCTAGCAGAAAAAACGGGAGATCATATAGAAATCATTCAAACCCATTATTTTTATGGTAGCAAAACCCTAGAGCCGTATTTATGTGAAAAATTCCCTATATATAATGAGATAGGGGAATGCATTGGCACAGCCAACTTTTCAAAAAAATTAAAAACAGCATCCCGTCTTGACTTGATAAATAATGTTTCTCCATCAGTAATATTTACAACCCCGCCCAATAATATGTTTACTCAAAAAGAGCTTGAAATAATATTTTTTTCCATCAATCGACTGACTGCAAAAGAGATCGCAAAACGATTTAACATATCCCATAGAACAATAGAAAACAGATTGCAAGTTATATATAATAAAGCAGGTGTTAATTCTGTCAACGGTTTAACTGAATTTTGTATATCTTGTGGACTAAATCAATACGTACCACCAAATTTATTACATAAAGAAATAAAAATCATCTAA
- a CDS encoding ProQ/FINO family protein has product MTEQKRPTLTIKRKPKIFVNPKHANNPAPPPPKPAKQPKAKAPKPVKESKPKQEPPKPLSREERMARNRAKKLRRGQEAIAGLVAHWPQLFSLEQPNPLKIGIAADIYKDIKARKLELTRAKAGASLMFYTQTPVYLETVCVGGSRFDLSGQPCGAITEKQKAYAQEQLEKWRAEADATASQGAEPTP; this is encoded by the coding sequence ATGACCGAACAAAAACGCCCTACGCTGACTATCAAGCGAAAACCGAAAATCTTTGTGAACCCGAAGCACGCAAACAACCCCGCGCCTCCACCGCCAAAACCGGCGAAGCAACCCAAGGCAAAAGCACCGAAGCCGGTCAAAGAGTCAAAGCCTAAACAGGAGCCGCCCAAGCCCTTGAGCCGGGAAGAGCGTATGGCACGGAACCGGGCGAAAAAGCTGCGCCGAGGTCAGGAGGCGATCGCCGGTTTGGTGGCACATTGGCCGCAACTCTTCAGCCTCGAACAACCGAATCCGCTCAAAATTGGCATTGCGGCAGACATTTATAAGGACATCAAGGCACGTAAACTCGAATTAACCCGCGCCAAGGCCGGGGCTTCGCTGATGTTCTACACTCAAACGCCGGTTTATCTGGAAACCGTGTGTGTCGGCGGCAGCCGTTTTGACCTCAGCGGACAGCCCTGTGGCGCGATTACTGAAAAACAAAAAGCCTATGCCCAGGAGCAGCTTGAAAAATGGCGGGCCGAAGCAGATGCCACCGCGTCACAGGGGGCAGAGCCGACGCCATGA
- a CDS encoding plasmid mobilization protein, with protein sequence MAEKKNKDRVVTFRLSQSDFAQFEEKLASSNMKKSAFFRKVFLNANVSLTVKAKPSKDLESLTFLFNKYSNNLNQIAHQVNSAYVSGKVSSSLYTSVNNTLVDIRQLLLSGIQAVFNVRL encoded by the coding sequence ATGGCAGAAAAGAAAAATAAAGATAGGGTGGTTACCTTTCGCCTGTCCCAAAGTGATTTTGCTCAGTTCGAGGAAAAACTGGCCTCTTCAAACATGAAGAAGTCCGCATTCTTTCGTAAAGTTTTTTTAAATGCCAATGTTAGTCTTACCGTAAAAGCAAAGCCATCAAAAGACCTAGAGAGCTTAACATTTCTCTTTAATAAATACAGTAATAACCTGAACCAGATTGCACATCAGGTTAATAGTGCTTATGTTTCCGGTAAAGTGTCGTCGTCACTCTATACCTCTGTCAATAATACGCTTGTTGATATTCGACAGCTATTGCTTTCAGGAATTCAAGCAGTTTTTAATGTACGCCTATGA
- a CDS encoding hydantoinase/oxoprolinase N-terminal domain-containing protein, which yields MIFRLGVDVGGTHTDAVVLNEKNDVVASAKNLTTVDIMSGIDRSISEVLVDSNINVCSIKSVMIGTTHYSNAIVERKDLNSVAHFRLGAPNTLSIPPLSDVPGDLKSKISIYKFIVDGGVEYNGDILSSIDQCEIRECLQKIKGKVDAVSICGVFSPFFNMQEIRVKEIVIEELGNIPVTLSHNIGNIGLLERENSTILNASLLLLSNKVVAVIHEILSKKNINAWLYFSQNDGTLMPEKYAREYPILMVSSGQTNSMRGASHLGKIKNAMIVDVGGTTTDIGLVSNGFPHKSSFVSTIGGVRTNFHMPDIESIALGGGSIVNILPNGKVKIGPASVGYNLAKYSLVFGGDVLTITDIAVAKGLIAIGDVKLVKHLPIDLVNQVIDLYIDILGKAIHRMKINNNDIPLIVVGGGGFIINKEFKGISSILRPEKYDVANAIGVAMGMVGGQAEKLFSLKQISLDCAIEKTKKHAIQNAINAGALPDSVIVIDFEYEHIPYSTESEVRIFSKAAGVPYN from the coding sequence ATGATATTTCGTCTTGGGGTTGACGTGGGAGGAACCCACACTGATGCTGTTGTTTTAAACGAAAAAAACGATGTCGTGGCTAGTGCAAAAAATCTTACGACAGTTGATATCATGAGTGGAATTGATAGGTCAATTTCAGAGGTTTTAGTTGATAGTAATATTAATGTTTGCAGTATAAAATCAGTCATGATTGGCACAACCCATTATTCCAATGCAATCGTTGAGCGAAAAGATTTAAATTCAGTAGCACATTTCAGGCTTGGTGCACCGAATACTCTTTCTATTCCCCCTCTATCAGATGTACCTGGAGACTTGAAATCAAAGATTTCAATATATAAATTTATTGTGGATGGCGGTGTTGAATATAATGGCGATATATTATCATCAATTGATCAATGTGAAATTCGTGAGTGTTTGCAAAAAATAAAAGGAAAGGTTGATGCCGTTTCTATTTGTGGAGTGTTTTCACCTTTCTTCAACATGCAAGAGATTAGGGTTAAAGAAATAGTTATTGAAGAACTCGGAAATATTCCGGTAACGTTATCTCATAATATTGGTAATATTGGATTGTTAGAGAGAGAGAATTCAACTATATTAAATGCAAGCTTACTTCTTTTATCAAATAAGGTTGTTGCAGTAATTCATGAAATTTTAAGCAAAAAGAATATTAATGCATGGCTATATTTTAGCCAAAATGATGGTACATTAATGCCGGAAAAATACGCTAGGGAATACCCTATACTCATGGTTTCATCTGGGCAAACAAACAGTATGCGTGGCGCATCGCATTTAGGAAAAATAAAGAATGCCATGATTGTCGACGTAGGCGGTACAACAACAGACATAGGTTTAGTCTCAAATGGATTTCCTCATAAATCGTCTTTTGTCAGCACAATAGGAGGTGTTCGGACTAATTTTCATATGCCAGATATAGAGTCAATAGCGTTGGGGGGAGGGTCGATTGTCAATATTCTTCCTAATGGAAAAGTAAAAATTGGTCCTGCCAGTGTTGGTTATAATTTAGCTAAATATTCTTTGGTTTTTGGTGGGGACGTATTGACCATTACTGATATTGCAGTAGCGAAGGGATTGATTGCAATCGGTGACGTCAAATTAGTTAAACATCTCCCTATTGATCTTGTTAATCAAGTAATCGATCTGTACATCGATATTTTGGGAAAGGCAATTCATAGGATGAAAATAAATAATAATGATATACCGCTAATAGTTGTTGGTGGTGGGGGGTTTATAATTAATAAAGAATTTAAAGGTATCTCATCTATTCTGAGACCAGAAAAATATGATGTTGCAAATGCTATTGGAGTAGCGATGGGTATGGTTGGAGGACAAGCAGAAAAATTATTTTCTCTTAAACAGATAAGTCTTGATTGCGCTATTGAAAAAACAAAGAAACATGCAATCCAGAATGCGATTAATGCGGGGGCATTACCTGATTCTGTCATTGTTATTGATTTTGAATATGAGCATATTCCGTATTCTACGGAAAGTGAAGTTCGTATTTTTTCAAAGGCGGCAGGCGTACCATATAATTGA
- a CDS encoding AAA family ATPase — MIVAVANTKGGVGKTTLAVQLSLARALAGRDVWLIDGDRQGTAMAAIAARSEAEKQPGIACAQYADGPQIRAQVQQQLGKWDDIIIDVGGRDSTALRAALILADTLLVPFAPRSYDVWALDDMAELVDDARSVRDGLRAFAVMNQADPGPLSTDNLDAIAAVTEVPQLIYLPTPLRRRKAFSNAGGAGLSVTELSPRDPKAIAEINALVKRLF, encoded by the coding sequence ATGATAGTTGCTGTTGCTAATACAAAAGGCGGTGTCGGGAAGACGACCCTTGCGGTTCAGCTTTCCCTTGCGCGCGCGCTGGCGGGGCGGGACGTCTGGCTTATTGACGGTGACCGTCAAGGTACCGCAATGGCGGCCATCGCGGCACGTTCAGAAGCTGAAAAACAGCCCGGTATTGCCTGTGCGCAGTATGCTGATGGCCCACAGATTCGCGCACAGGTGCAGCAGCAACTCGGTAAGTGGGATGACATTATTATTGATGTGGGGGGACGTGACTCAACGGCATTACGTGCCGCTCTGATCCTCGCTGATACCCTTTTAGTGCCATTTGCGCCCCGCTCTTATGATGTGTGGGCGCTTGATGATATGGCGGAACTGGTTGATGACGCGCGTAGTGTACGTGATGGGCTTCGCGCCTTCGCGGTGATGAATCAGGCCGATCCCGGCCCCCTCTCAACGGACAACCTTGATGCCATCGCCGCTGTTACAGAGGTTCCTCAGCTTATTTATTTGCCCACACCACTTCGCCGTCGGAAGGCTTTCAGCAATGCAGGGGGCGCAGGATTATCTGTGACTGAGCTTTCACCGCGTGATCCTAAGGCTATCGCTGAGATTAATGCGCTTGTCAAACGCCTATTTTGA
- a CDS encoding Rop family plasmid primer RNA-binding protein, with protein MTKQEQSALKMAGFIKSQTLLLLEKLDQLELDSCADECEELHELAEELYLHLSKELEK; from the coding sequence ATGACTAAACAAGAACAGTCCGCTCTCAAGATGGCGGGATTTATCAAATCGCAAACGTTGCTACTGCTAGAAAAGCTCGACCAGCTTGAACTTGATAGCTGCGCTGATGAATGCGAAGAGTTGCATGAACTGGCCGAAGAGCTTTATCTTCATCTCAGCAAGGAACTGGAAAAATGA
- a CDS encoding DUF2913 family protein, which yields MAFCALVALHFAREDGIASSPYAENLFLIRWLAQAQKQKRFPKSVAVDIEWLLEKGRKQGPAGKLKQHLEYLWQSCSGDVIAQSDLFRLTFATEYLKDQGWNNEVMSEREWLSGRFTESESNQNGFYAEKSALNAAYSEKGKQLHALECRLTGQVNIFMDTLKKYGLITHRAASDSQYHPVMLTPNK from the coding sequence TTGGCTTTCTGTGCGCTCGTGGCTCTCCATTTTGCCCGTGAGGATGGCATAGCGAGTTCACCCTATGCCGAAAACCTCTTTCTTATTCGCTGGCTGGCTCAGGCACAGAAGCAAAAGCGCTTCCCCAAAAGCGTCGCCGTAGATATTGAGTGGCTACTGGAAAAAGGGCGAAAGCAAGGCCCCGCTGGAAAGCTGAAACAGCATCTTGAATACTTGTGGCAATCGTGCAGCGGAGACGTGATAGCGCAATCTGACCTGTTCCGTCTGACCTTCGCAACCGAATATCTGAAAGACCAGGGCTGGAATAATGAGGTGATGAGTGAAAGAGAATGGCTATCCGGTCGTTTCACCGAATCAGAGAGCAACCAAAATGGCTTTTATGCTGAAAAATCAGCGCTGAATGCGGCGTACAGCGAAAAAGGGAAACAGCTTCACGCACTGGAATGCCGGTTAACGGGGCAGGTAAATATTTTTATGGACACATTAAAAAAATATGGGCTAATCACGCATCGAGCAGCGTCAGACAGCCAATACCATCCGGTGATGCTGACACCAAACAAATAG
- a CDS encoding purine-cytosine permease family protein, with amino-acid sequence MTRSSKNDYAFDRVPLSARVDLFSITLIRIGGVTALAQFMVGATLGHSMSFYHAIFATLLGSLILEFVSLGLGIAGVREGLTTSLLARWCGFGRIGSVLIGGLITISLLGWFGIQNSILAEGISYAFNSKMPFTLSAILSGLILTLLVAFGFRALEWTAKITVPIFFIIVVLILINVLQGNDFEQLILDLPKGNVITLGAGATVVAGGHILGALITPDMSRYCKNEKHVFWMITASIIVSEFVINGVAILVAHALNTSDVVTIMTQSAGWIGLLSVILSAIKINDLNLYSSSIGCANAIEGITNKKPSYIYLTMVLGVVGTVLSSMGILARFVDFLTFLGVLFPPIAGVMLVDYYVLRTSRTLLRETQREGGLPGKSSTPLIGWLAVISCFCGTLIGLIIEAGIPSLNSLIAASFIYFGLSLILKNKY; translated from the coding sequence ATGACAAGATCGTCTAAAAACGATTATGCATTTGACCGTGTTCCACTTTCAGCACGTGTCGATCTTTTTAGTATTACTTTAATCAGGATAGGGGGCGTTACTGCTTTGGCACAATTTATGGTAGGTGCTACGCTAGGGCACTCCATGTCATTTTATCATGCCATTTTTGCGACTTTGTTAGGGAGTTTAATACTAGAATTTGTCAGTCTTGGATTAGGGATTGCTGGAGTTCGTGAAGGATTAACGACAAGTTTGTTGGCGCGTTGGTGTGGATTTGGTCGTATTGGGTCAGTATTAATAGGGGGGCTTATTACCATTAGCCTTTTGGGATGGTTTGGTATACAAAACTCTATACTTGCAGAAGGCATATCATATGCATTTAATAGTAAAATGCCATTCACACTTTCTGCAATATTATCTGGACTGATACTAACTTTATTAGTAGCATTTGGTTTTAGAGCTTTAGAATGGACAGCTAAAATAACTGTTCCGATATTTTTTATAATAGTTGTTTTGATTTTAATAAATGTCCTACAAGGAAATGATTTTGAACAGTTAATACTTGATTTACCAAAAGGGAATGTTATCACTCTTGGCGCTGGAGCAACTGTTGTTGCTGGTGGACACATTTTGGGTGCGCTTATTACTCCCGATATGAGTCGCTATTGTAAAAATGAAAAACATGTTTTTTGGATGATAACCGCATCTATTATTGTTAGTGAGTTTGTTATAAATGGTGTTGCCATTCTAGTCGCTCATGCTCTTAATACATCGGATGTTGTTACTATTATGACTCAAAGTGCAGGATGGATAGGTTTACTATCTGTTATTCTTTCGGCAATAAAAATTAATGACTTAAATTTGTATTCATCGTCAATCGGATGTGCAAATGCAATTGAAGGAATTACAAATAAAAAACCAAGCTATATTTACTTAACAATGGTTTTAGGTGTCGTTGGAACCGTGTTATCTTCTATGGGAATATTGGCAAGGTTTGTTGATTTTCTTACTTTTTTAGGAGTCCTTTTCCCCCCTATCGCGGGTGTTATGTTGGTTGATTATTATGTATTGCGTACCAGTCGTACATTGCTTCGTGAGACTCAAAGGGAAGGGGGATTACCAGGTAAATCATCCACGCCGTTAATAGGTTGGCTTGCGGTTATATCATGTTTTTGTGGTACATTAATAGGGCTAATAATTGAGGCTGGCATTCCATCATTAAATTCACTCATTGCAGCAAGTTTTATTTATTTCGGTTTGTCCTTGATACTAAAAAATAAATATTGA
- a CDS encoding LPD7 domain-containing protein — MHYLDKKTDRTLFIDIGKAIVVRKSAMTASAVEIALALAKEKFGSTLTIKGSQAFKDQIVEVVAQKNLDIYFTNKAMNQQLEARKAELEIERGGQRIEKSENANTDRAEDEKLAEATTTAHGQEEKPVVASDAHSSAPQLGAEKAQKGVYQGVLLEHGAASYKFKPDMNKPEDRRDDSYFVTLQTADGKTQTLWGVDLENAVSAGHGKGQRLTVTVSENNSRAVMLLGSTPTMIMMARTWHKKEKCQL; from the coding sequence GTGCATTATCTGGATAAGAAAACTGACCGAACGCTGTTTATCGATATCGGCAAGGCGATTGTCGTGCGCAAAAGTGCGATGACAGCCTCGGCGGTGGAAATTGCCCTGGCGCTGGCGAAAGAGAAATTCGGTAGCACGCTGACCATCAAGGGGAGCCAGGCATTTAAAGACCAGATTGTTGAGGTGGTTGCCCAAAAAAATCTGGATATTTATTTCACCAATAAAGCAATGAATCAGCAGCTTGAGGCCCGTAAGGCTGAACTGGAGATTGAACGAGGCGGTCAGCGCATCGAAAAGTCTGAAAACGCCAACACTGACCGGGCGGAAGATGAAAAATTGGCGGAGGCGACGACGACGGCTCACGGTCAGGAAGAAAAACCTGTTGTGGCGTCGGACGCCCACTCGTCTGCCCCCCAGCTTGGCGCAGAAAAAGCCCAGAAGGGGGTGTATCAAGGCGTGTTACTGGAGCATGGTGCCGCGTCGTACAAATTCAAGCCGGATATGAACAAGCCGGAAGACCGGCGTGATGATAGCTACTTTGTCACACTCCAGACGGCAGATGGCAAAACCCAGACGCTGTGGGGTGTTGACCTGGAGAATGCGGTCAGCGCCGGACATGGGAAGGGACAGCGCTTGACCGTGACCGTGAGCGAGAACAACAGCAGAGCCGTGATGTTGCTGGGCAGCACACCGACAATGATTATGATGGCCCGGACGTGGCATAAAAAGGAGAAATGTCAATTATGA
- a CDS encoding Rpn family recombination-promoting nuclease/putative transposase, translated as MSKKFTPTPHDAVFKQFLHDKATAQDFFDIWLPDDIKALCDWETLKPESETFIDPDMKPYQSDILYSVNAKGADGYIYCVLEHQSSPDKLMAWRLMRYSMAAMQRHLEAGHDKLPLVFPVLFYCGEKSPHPYSTNWLDCFERPDIAAKIYSQPFRLADVTTLDDDAIMQHRRMALLELIQKHIRRRDMTELLDSIVKLLSYNYYTDTQVITMMNYLIQEGNAASPRTFITEIAKRAEKHEEALMTIAEALKQEGRQEGIQEGVQRVARQLLADGVSPSIVKHATGLNENELMNLKNK; from the coding sequence ATGAGCAAGAAATTTACCCCGACGCCCCATGATGCGGTGTTTAAGCAATTTCTCCACGACAAGGCCACCGCGCAGGACTTTTTCGATATCTGGTTACCCGATGATATCAAGGCGCTGTGTGACTGGGAGACCCTGAAGCCTGAATCTGAAACGTTTATCGACCCGGACATGAAGCCTTATCAGAGTGATATTCTCTATTCAGTGAACGCGAAAGGTGCCGATGGCTATATATATTGTGTGCTAGAACACCAATCGTCACCCGACAAACTGATGGCCTGGCGATTGATGCGCTACAGCATGGCGGCGATGCAGCGGCATCTGGAAGCCGGGCATGATAAACTGCCTTTGGTTTTTCCTGTGCTGTTCTACTGCGGCGAAAAGAGTCCGCACCCGTACAGCACCAACTGGCTGGATTGCTTTGAGCGGCCCGATATCGCGGCAAAGATTTACAGCCAGCCGTTCCGATTAGCTGATGTGACCACGCTCGATGATGATGCCATCATGCAGCACCGGCGCATGGCGCTGCTAGAGTTGATTCAAAAGCATATTCGTCGCCGGGATATGACGGAATTGCTGGACAGTATTGTTAAACTGCTGTCGTACAATTATTATACGGATACGCAGGTCATCACAATGATGAACTACCTTATCCAGGAAGGTAACGCGGCTTCGCCACGCACGTTCATTACCGAGATAGCCAAACGGGCAGAGAAACATGAGGAGGCGCTTATGACCATTGCTGAAGCATTGAAGCAGGAAGGTAGGCAGGAAGGTATTCAAGAGGGCGTTCAAAGAGTTGCACGTCAATTACTGGCTGATGGTGTTTCACCATCAATTGTAAAGCATGCTACCGGCCTCAACGAAAACGAACTTATGAATTTGAAAAACAAATAA
- a CDS encoding single-stranded DNA-binding protein, translating into MAHGRLAADVLSRITDKGTTMAMGRLAVSLPCHKAESGEALLWLGLVAFGKQAELLARHGEGELISVSGSMQINQWMGQYGALQTGYQVVADAIISARTVRPGGGNKPAAPTPSPSSSAPAQPIMDYESANADAARNWEIYQMGADGDAFDQRPPFDDI; encoded by the coding sequence ATGGCACATGGCAGACTGGCGGCTGATGTTCTTAGCCGCATTACGGATAAAGGTACCACGATGGCGATGGGACGACTGGCGGTCTCTTTGCCCTGCCATAAGGCAGAGAGTGGCGAGGCGCTCTTGTGGCTGGGACTGGTGGCGTTTGGCAAGCAGGCGGAACTGCTGGCCCGTCACGGCGAAGGCGAGTTAATCAGCGTTTCCGGTTCGATGCAAATCAACCAGTGGATGGGGCAGTATGGCGCGTTGCAAACAGGCTATCAGGTTGTGGCCGACGCGATAATCAGTGCACGTACCGTGCGGCCTGGCGGAGGAAATAAACCCGCTGCGCCGACTCCTTCGCCCTCTTCCTCCGCTCCAGCACAGCCGATAATGGATTATGAATCCGCAAATGCTGATGCAGCCAGAAACTGGGAAATCTACCAGATGGGGGCAGATGGTGACGCTTTTGATCAGCGCCCGCCGTTTGATGATATATAG